In Lentimicrobiaceae bacterium, a single genomic region encodes these proteins:
- the ygiD gene encoding 4,5-DOPA dioxygenase extradiol encodes MNILHTNNRTMPMLFAGHGSPMNAIEENAFVEGWKMSAKNMPKPLAILCISAHWETKGTFVTAMEKPRTIHDFGGFPDALYAVQYPAPGNPVLANEIRKLIKQTEVQSDMQWGLDHGTWSVIKHLYPEADIPVLQLSLDGYQPPQYHYTLTKELASLREKGVLIIGSGNIVHNLRRVDWHNPEGGYGWAQEANTLLKKYIFERAHEQLIGYATLGSAVTMAIPTPEHFLPLLYILGLQRENENITFFNDKVVLGSISMTSLLVG; translated from the coding sequence ATGAATATACTACATACAAATAATAGGACTATGCCGATGCTTTTCGCAGGGCATGGTAGCCCTATGAATGCCATTGAAGAAAATGCCTTTGTAGAAGGATGGAAAATGTCGGCGAAAAACATGCCCAAGCCCTTGGCTATCCTTTGTATTTCGGCACATTGGGAAACAAAGGGAACGTTTGTTACGGCAATGGAAAAGCCCCGTACCATTCACGACTTCGGAGGATTCCCCGATGCATTGTATGCGGTACAATACCCTGCTCCCGGAAATCCTGTTCTGGCAAACGAAATCAGGAAGTTAATAAAACAAACAGAGGTACAGTCCGATATGCAATGGGGTCTCGACCATGGAACATGGAGCGTGATAAAACATTTATACCCGGAAGCTGATATTCCCGTACTGCAATTAAGCCTCGACGGCTATCAGCCGCCGCAATACCATTATACTTTGACAAAAGAGTTGGCATCACTTCGCGAAAAGGGTGTGCTGATAATAGGAAGCGGCAACATAGTGCACAACCTTCGCAGGGTAGACTGGCATAACCCGGAGGGAGGATATGGCTGGGCACAGGAAGCAAATACCTTATTGAAAAAATACATTTTCGAACGTGCACACGAGCAACTTATCGGATATGCAACGTTGGGTAGTGCCGTAACAATGGCAATACCTACTCCAGAACATTTTCTTCCACTCTTGTACATACTCGGTTTACAACGGGAGAATGAAAACATCACTTTTTTTAATGATAAAGTGGTGTTGGGATCAATATCCATGACTTCTTTACTGGTAGGATGA
- a CDS encoding OmpA family protein — MKGKFCILLYLILMQNVLHAQVNPLTTSKKAEELYREAKKNCNNQQFAQALQKLTRALYADPGFTDAWILRGDVYAALIPRTGSDSLTKLALADYYKAVSLDSLYYPPVYYTMATMEKQAGDYSRALQHFRIYLQHSRVKDLNEVEKEVRNCIFALNALSHPVEFNPEPLGNNVNTADNEYVNAITADGHQLLLTRARYFWETPRGSDDAEKLMLAEANGSDWLRAKEIIIPGTEDASKGAACISADGRLLFFSMIFDNYSYGTSRSYDIYCSEKRAEGWSLSQNLGDKCNSVAWDTQPSISTDGKTLYFVSNRQGGKGGSDIWISNRMPDGSWGNAINLGDSVNTGGNEMAPFIHPDNQTLYFSSDGHPGMGGMDIFMVKKNGKGGWHQPVNIGYPINTYRNELNMVVDAAGEYAYISSDKEGEKTKNDIYRFRLPGIAHPLSVGYCKGKVFDSKTHKPLQADFQLLDIQTGMEIFNAFSDSLTGSFFICLPSGKNYALNVSKTGYLFYSDSFWLHDSANVVHPVQKNVALQKIEIGSNTILYNIFFATDSFALQSGSETELNKLVTFLALNPQLHVEIGGHTDNAGEETYNLQLSQQRAQSVIRYLLQKGIAAQRLRATGYGESRPIADNSMEAGRARNRRTEITITGIK; from the coding sequence ATGAAGGGAAAATTTTGTATCTTATTGTATCTTATCCTGATGCAAAATGTTCTTCATGCACAGGTAAACCCGCTTACTACTTCTAAAAAAGCAGAAGAGTTGTATCGTGAAGCCAAAAAAAATTGTAATAACCAACAGTTTGCCCAGGCACTGCAAAAACTCACGCGCGCACTATATGCCGATCCTGGTTTTACCGATGCATGGATATTGCGTGGCGATGTGTATGCAGCTTTAATCCCCCGGACGGGCAGCGATAGTCTCACAAAACTTGCACTTGCCGACTATTATAAAGCAGTCTCCCTCGATTCTTTATATTATCCTCCTGTCTATTACACCATGGCTACGATGGAAAAACAAGCAGGTGATTATTCCCGGGCTTTGCAACATTTCCGAATATATTTGCAGCATAGCAGGGTAAAGGACCTCAATGAGGTGGAAAAAGAAGTACGTAACTGTATTTTTGCCCTGAATGCCCTTAGTCATCCGGTGGAATTTAATCCGGAGCCATTGGGTAATAATGTAAATACTGCTGATAATGAATATGTAAATGCCATCACCGCAGATGGGCATCAATTGCTATTAACTCGTGCAAGATATTTTTGGGAAACTCCAAGAGGCAGCGATGATGCGGAAAAACTGATGCTTGCGGAGGCAAATGGTAGCGATTGGCTCCGGGCAAAAGAAATAATTATACCGGGAACAGAAGATGCGAGCAAGGGTGCCGCCTGTATTTCTGCCGATGGCAGATTGCTGTTTTTTTCCATGATATTTGATAACTATTCGTATGGAACCAGCCGGAGTTATGATATTTATTGTTCCGAAAAAAGGGCAGAAGGTTGGAGCTTATCACAAAATCTTGGTGATAAATGCAATTCAGTAGCCTGGGATACGCAACCATCCATCTCCACTGATGGTAAAACGTTGTATTTTGTAAGTAACCGTCAGGGAGGCAAAGGAGGTTCCGACATATGGATCAGCAACCGTATGCCTGATGGCTCATGGGGCAATGCCATCAATCTCGGCGATTCTGTCAACACAGGTGGTAATGAAATGGCACCTTTTATTCATCCCGATAACCAAACCCTCTATTTTTCGTCAGATGGGCATCCCGGCATGGGGGGGATGGATATTTTTATGGTGAAAAAAAACGGGAAAGGCGGTTGGCATCAGCCGGTAAATATTGGCTATCCCATTAATACCTATCGCAATGAACTGAATATGGTGGTAGATGCCGCCGGGGAATATGCTTACATTTCGTCGGACAAAGAAGGGGAAAAAACCAAAAATGATATTTACCGCTTTCGGCTGCCCGGAATAGCACATCCACTGTCTGTAGGATATTGCAAAGGAAAAGTTTTCGATAGCAAAACCCACAAACCGTTGCAGGCAGACTTTCAACTTTTGGACATTCAGACCGGAATGGAGATTTTTAATGCCTTTTCCGATTCACTCACAGGTAGCTTCTTCATTTGCCTGCCTTCGGGAAAAAACTATGCATTGAACGTATCTAAAACAGGATATTTGTTCTACTCTGACAGTTTTTGGCTGCATGATTCCGCAAATGTCGTTCACCCCGTTCAAAAAAATGTGGCGTTGCAAAAAATAGAAATAGGAAGCAACACCATCTTGTATAATATCTTTTTTGCCACTGATTCCTTTGCCCTGCAGTCCGGATCGGAAACCGAGCTTAACAAATTGGTAACATTCCTTGCTCTTAACCCGCAACTGCATGTGGAAATAGGAGGGCACACCGACAATGCGGGCGAAGAAACCTATAACCTGCAACTATCGCAACAGCGTGCACAATCAGTTATACGATACCTGCTGCAAAAAGGAATTGCTGCACAGCGGCTCAGGGCTACCGGTTATGGCGAAAGCCGCCCCATAGCCGATAACAGCATGGAGGCAGGAAGAGCCCGTAACCGCCGGACGGAAATTACCATAACAGGCATTAAGTAA
- the dnaN gene encoding DNA polymerase III subunit beta, translating to MKFVVSSTLLLRNLQAVAGVINSNNTLPILDDFLFEMEDETLKITASDLETTMSVSLELTMAGETGCIAIPAKILLDILKTFSEIPLTFTISEETQGVEISAGEGKYKLSGHNGEDYPKVPEMDAISSVNLPSRLLASAIVKTVFAAGTDELRPVMTGVFCEITPEDITFVATDAHKLVRYKRTDVKSEISSSFILPKKPLNQLKNQLMHEETDVKVNYNTTNASFTWNNFNLICRLIDGRFPNYEAVIPTLNPNILTIERLPFLSSIKRVAIFANQSTHQIRLKMSGKELMISAEDVDYSNEAKERLTCNYEGEDMEIGFNSRFMIEMINNVESEEIRIEMSQPNRAGILLPVEKENSDENILMLVMPVMLNQ from the coding sequence ATGAAATTTGTTGTTTCAAGCACTTTATTGTTGAGAAATCTTCAGGCAGTTGCCGGGGTCATTAACTCGAACAATACTTTACCCATTTTAGATGATTTTTTGTTTGAGATGGAGGATGAAACCTTAAAAATAACTGCTTCCGATCTGGAAACCACTATGAGTGTAAGCCTGGAGCTTACCATGGCAGGAGAAACCGGTTGTATAGCTATACCCGCCAAAATTTTGTTAGATATCCTGAAAACTTTTTCTGAAATTCCCTTAACTTTTACTATATCAGAAGAAACACAGGGTGTGGAAATTTCAGCCGGAGAAGGGAAATACAAACTCAGCGGACACAATGGCGAAGATTATCCCAAAGTACCTGAAATGGATGCCATTTCATCGGTAAACCTGCCCTCGCGCTTATTGGCTTCTGCCATTGTAAAAACGGTTTTTGCAGCCGGAACTGATGAATTGCGCCCGGTTATGACCGGTGTTTTCTGCGAAATTACCCCGGAAGATATCACTTTTGTGGCTACCGATGCCCATAAACTGGTAAGGTACAAACGTACGGATGTGAAATCTGAAATCTCCTCCAGCTTTATTCTTCCCAAAAAGCCGCTGAACCAGTTGAAAAACCAACTCATGCACGAAGAAACGGATGTGAAAGTAAATTACAATACTACCAACGCTTCTTTTACCTGGAACAATTTTAACCTCATCTGTCGCCTTATTGATGGACGTTTCCCTAATTATGAGGCTGTTATCCCCACTTTAAATCCCAATATCCTCACTATCGAACGTTTACCTTTCCTGAGTTCTATTAAAAGAGTAGCCATTTTTGCTAACCAGTCAACGCACCAAATTCGCCTGAAAATGAGTGGTAAAGAACTGATGATTTCCGCCGAAGACGTTGATTACTCCAACGAAGCCAAAGAACGGCTTACCTGTAATTATGAAGGCGAAGACATGGAAATAGGATTTAACTCCCGTTTTATGATTGAAATGATAAACAATGTGGAATCGGAAGAAATTCGCATAGAGATGTCGCAACCCAATCGTGCAGGCATACTGCTCCCTGTTGAAAAAGAAAATTCGGATGAAAATATTCTGATGCTGGTGATGCCGGTAATGCTTAATCAATAG
- a CDS encoding glycyl-radical enzyme activating protein, with the protein MADTKKLEGTIFDIQGFSVHDGPGCRTLIFLKGCPLSCSWCCNPEGMNPFPEVMFNASNCISDFNCVKACKLQAITWENTHPLIQRNICHDCIIFDCTTACYTGALQKAGYKISLDQILQQIRRDRNFWGDKGGITLSGGEPLARPEWAVAILQYCYNAMIHTAIETCGCIPFTHYEKVLPYLDWIFFDLKHMDDALHREKTGKSNRLILKNALRLATQFTGRLIFRMPVIKGFNDNKVHILQLATFIRKTGKNEINILPLHHLGREKYAMLGKEYRASQMEIPTQEEMENIQAWFTAEGIRCYIGSNTPF; encoded by the coding sequence ATGGCTGACACAAAAAAATTAGAAGGTACCATCTTCGACATACAGGGATTCTCGGTTCATGACGGTCCGGGATGCCGGACACTTATTTTTTTAAAAGGTTGCCCGCTTTCCTGCTCGTGGTGCTGCAACCCTGAGGGCATGAATCCTTTTCCCGAAGTTATGTTCAATGCATCCAATTGCATTTCTGATTTCAACTGTGTGAAAGCATGCAAATTGCAGGCAATAACATGGGAAAATACACATCCGCTTATCCAACGAAACATTTGCCATGATTGTATAATTTTCGATTGCACCACAGCCTGTTATACCGGAGCCTTGCAAAAAGCCGGGTACAAAATTTCACTCGATCAGATTTTACAACAAATCCGTCGCGACCGGAATTTCTGGGGCGACAAAGGAGGCATAACCCTGTCGGGAGGGGAACCCTTAGCCCGACCGGAATGGGCAGTAGCAATCTTACAATACTGTTACAATGCGATGATTCACACTGCGATAGAAACATGTGGCTGTATTCCGTTTACCCATTACGAAAAAGTCCTCCCCTACCTCGACTGGATTTTTTTCGACCTGAAGCATATGGATGATGCCCTTCACAGAGAAAAAACAGGGAAAAGCAACCGGCTAATTCTAAAAAATGCCCTTAGGCTTGCAACACAGTTTACCGGAAGATTGATTTTTAGAATGCCTGTAATAAAGGGATTTAACGACAATAAAGTCCATATTTTGCAATTAGCAACTTTTATCAGAAAAACCGGAAAAAACGAAATCAATATTTTACCCTTACACCATTTAGGAAGGGAAAAATACGCTATGCTCGGAAAAGAGTATCGGGCAAGCCAAATGGAAATACCCACACAGGAGGAAATGGAAAATATCCAGGCTTGGTTCACGGCTGAAGGAATCCGTTGTTATATAGGCAGTAACACACCTTTTTGA
- a CDS encoding DUF4070 domain-containing protein codes for MVYPQYPDSFWSFRHALRFISKKAAVPPLGLITVSAMLPSTWQKRLVDMNVSALQASDFAWADYVFISAMYIQKESVKRVIEECMKHKVKIVAGGPLFTQEYSNYPQIDHFILNEAEITLPPFLKDLENGQTPQRIYKTDAFADITLTPIPDFYLLSKKDYAFMNIQVTRGCPFACDFCEITSLLGHKVRMKDTSQILEELNTLYNLNWRGPVSIVDDNFIGNKTEIKNNLLPAIQQWMQGHEYPFTFSTQTSINLADDEELMTLMIDAGFSSTFIGIETPDEKSLQECNKIQNKNRDLLQSVKKIQKAGMQVSGGFIVGFDSDTSTVFQRQIDFIQQSGIISAMVGLLNAPKNTKLYERMEAENRLTIEASGNNTDFSMNFIPKMDNNELLDGYKTIIKNIYSVKPYYKRARRFLLDYKRRPVKQNKIEFSYLLAFIKSIFIIGIVNKGRGEYWKFFIWALFHRPGLFMDAITYTVYGYHYRTVYGLRNK; via the coding sequence ATGGTATACCCTCAATATCCCGATTCGTTCTGGAGTTTCAGACATGCTTTGCGTTTTATTTCCAAGAAGGCTGCCGTACCTCCTCTGGGATTAATTACCGTATCGGCAATGCTCCCTTCAACATGGCAGAAAAGACTGGTTGATATGAATGTATCTGCACTGCAAGCAAGTGATTTCGCCTGGGCTGACTATGTCTTTATCAGTGCCATGTACATACAAAAGGAGTCGGTAAAAAGGGTTATAGAAGAATGCATGAAGCATAAAGTGAAAATTGTTGCGGGTGGACCTCTTTTTACACAAGAATATAGCAACTATCCTCAAATTGATCATTTTATATTGAATGAAGCGGAGATTACTCTGCCCCCGTTTTTGAAAGATTTGGAAAACGGGCAAACTCCTCAAAGAATTTATAAAACCGATGCATTTGCCGATATTACTTTAACTCCCATACCCGATTTCTATTTATTATCGAAGAAGGACTATGCCTTTATGAATATCCAGGTTACCCGTGGATGTCCCTTTGCATGTGATTTTTGCGAAATTACTTCGCTTCTCGGGCATAAAGTAAGGATGAAAGATACCAGCCAGATATTGGAAGAATTGAATACGTTGTATAATTTGAATTGGCGCGGTCCGGTATCTATTGTTGATGATAATTTTATTGGAAATAAAACAGAAATTAAAAATAATCTGCTTCCGGCTATACAACAATGGATGCAGGGTCACGAATATCCATTTACGTTTAGTACCCAAACTTCCATTAATCTTGCTGATGACGAAGAGCTAATGACTTTGATGATTGATGCCGGGTTCAGTTCCACTTTTATCGGTATCGAAACTCCCGATGAAAAATCTCTCCAGGAATGTAATAAGATACAGAACAAAAACAGAGACCTGCTCCAAAGTGTGAAAAAAATACAAAAAGCAGGAATGCAGGTTTCGGGTGGATTTATTGTGGGCTTCGACAGTGATACCTCCACTGTCTTCCAACGGCAGATTGACTTTATACAGCAAAGTGGGATTATTTCTGCAATGGTTGGGTTGTTAAATGCACCCAAAAACACAAAATTATACGAACGAATGGAGGCGGAAAACAGATTGACTATAGAAGCAAGCGGTAATAATACCGATTTTTCCATGAACTTTATTCCTAAAATGGATAACAATGAGTTACTGGATGGCTATAAAACAATAATTAAAAATATATATTCTGTAAAGCCATATTATAAAAGGGCTCGTCGGTTTTTACTGGACTATAAACGACGCCCCGTAAAACAAAATAAAATTGAATTTTCATACTTGCTTGCCTTCATTAAATCAATTTTTATTATCGGGATTGTAAATAAAGGACGGGGTGAATACTGGAAATTTTTTATCTGGGCATTATTTCATCGCCCGGGCTTATTTATGGATGCAATAACCTATACCGTATATGGCTATCATTACAGGACAGTTTACGGATTAAGAAATAAATAG
- a CDS encoding DUF169 domain-containing protein, with protein MDLQRKEKFLQLWKKYFGGTELPIVFYYGENDGSAIEVSKTKGHRCLIGDLAKVRKGESLCFNTESIGCFGGKRYLGFSTYISENFNYFLSCGIPGELAGERYIRTPELVQKLMENMPVLKKQGQKILFKRWDKLCELDNPEVVIFFATPDVLSGLFTLANFDQSEPNSTFSPFGAGCATIVLYPYLEIGKERPRAVIGMFDASARPYVQANILTFALPFSKFQAMIDYMEESFLITPSWDKIKNRIAKTV; from the coding sequence ATGGATTTACAACGCAAAGAAAAATTTTTGCAGCTTTGGAAAAAATACTTCGGGGGAACCGAACTTCCGATAGTTTTTTATTATGGGGAAAATGATGGTTCGGCTATAGAGGTATCAAAAACCAAAGGTCATCGTTGCCTGATTGGTGATTTGGCAAAAGTGAGAAAAGGAGAATCTTTATGTTTTAATACTGAGAGTATTGGCTGCTTTGGGGGAAAACGCTACCTGGGTTTTTCAACTTATATCAGCGAAAATTTTAATTATTTTCTTTCCTGCGGCATCCCCGGCGAGTTAGCGGGAGAACGTTATATCCGCACCCCCGAACTTGTGCAGAAATTAATGGAAAACATGCCTGTATTGAAAAAACAAGGGCAAAAAATTCTGTTTAAGCGCTGGGATAAGCTGTGCGAGCTTGACAATCCGGAAGTTGTAATATTTTTTGCAACACCCGATGTGCTTTCGGGACTATTTACCCTTGCTAATTTCGATCAGAGCGAACCTAACAGCACTTTCAGCCCTTTTGGTGCCGGTTGTGCAACCATTGTTCTTTATCCCTATCTTGAAATTGGTAAAGAACGTCCCCGGGCAGTTATCGGGATGTTTGATGCCTCGGCTCGTCCGTATGTACAGGCTAACATACTGACTTTTGCCCTTCCTTTTTCGAAGTTTCAGGCAATGATAGACTACATGGAAGAGTCGTTCCTGATTACACCAAGCTGGGATAAAATTAAAAACCGGATTGCTAAAACCGTGTAA
- the plsY gene encoding glycerol-3-phosphate 1-O-acyltransferase PlsY: protein MGLYLAMISGLLFAYLVGAIPTAVWVGRWFYGVDVRKQGSGNAGATNTIRVLGLKAGIPVLLFDICKGWLAVYLGAMLYPENMFGEGSLIYYKILLGVLAVIGHVFPIYVGFKGGKGVAVLVGIIIALFPEAFIVALVIFVVVFVIWRYVSLASITAALFFPVFDIAVFGQDNKALMLFSLLIAVFVPITHHKNVRRLLRGEENRFDFKKKKN from the coding sequence ATGGGACTATACCTTGCAATGATTTCAGGTTTACTTTTTGCTTACCTTGTTGGGGCAATACCCACTGCAGTATGGGTGGGCAGGTGGTTTTACGGGGTTGATGTTCGCAAACAGGGTAGCGGAAATGCCGGAGCTACTAATACTATCAGGGTATTGGGACTAAAAGCGGGTATTCCCGTGTTACTTTTCGATATTTGCAAAGGCTGGCTGGCAGTATATTTAGGGGCAATGTTATATCCCGAAAATATGTTCGGAGAGGGTTCACTTATCTATTATAAAATTTTGTTGGGAGTGCTGGCAGTAATCGGGCATGTATTTCCTATCTATGTGGGTTTTAAAGGTGGTAAAGGCGTTGCTGTTCTGGTAGGAATCATTATTGCTTTGTTCCCGGAAGCTTTTATCGTGGCTCTGGTAATATTTGTAGTAGTTTTTGTAATATGGAGGTATGTTTCCCTCGCATCTATCACAGCAGCCCTTTTTTTTCCTGTTTTCGATATTGCTGTCTTCGGGCAGGACAACAAAGCTTTGATGCTTTTTTCATTACTAATTGCTGTTTTTGTTCCCATTACTCACCATAAAAACGTCCGTCGTTTGCTCAGAGGCGAGGAAAATCGCTTTGATTTCAAGAAAAAGAAAAATTAA
- a CDS encoding thioredoxin family protein, with the protein MEGENPILIEMFYTLTCPNCKILKRMLDEVLPQFENKFVLKKSLASSPMGMIRTLKLGIHAVPALLINNRLVFRSVPTKEELINKLNSC; encoded by the coding sequence ATGGAAGGAGAAAATCCAATTTTAATCGAAATGTTTTACACATTAACTTGTCCTAATTGCAAAATTTTGAAACGTATGCTCGACGAAGTTCTGCCACAGTTTGAAAACAAGTTTGTGTTGAAGAAAAGTCTTGCAAGTTCGCCAATGGGCATGATTAGAACATTAAAATTGGGTATACATGCCGTTCCTGCACTTTTAATTAACAATAGATTAGTTTTCAGAAGTGTGCCGACAAAAGAAGAATTAATCAATAAATTAAATAGTTGTTAA
- a CDS encoding LytTR family transcriptional regulator DNA-binding domain-containing protein, with translation MSKKLNQLLYLLKEELGLLFSISLGVFLFVLFFQPFPLHGFDFNNSLLFVAGLGAIVFLFMVLVRLVYPWLIQNYNQNRLESILPSNMGGFMILALNSVAFAFYLHYVGFVSITFYIMFKVALICLAPPVVLWLYDVVKKLKQQNEALVLERKMIQKQIEKYEENYLNKNITFISENSGEKLDLLIADVVFIKSADNYVEIIHKEGDTFKKKLIRNTLKNVEQQIKPYSNFIRCHRICIVNTYYIERLNKNYNNHWLTIKGFDELIPVSRQYLLKLKETL, from the coding sequence ATGAGCAAAAAACTAAACCAATTACTATATTTATTGAAAGAAGAGCTGGGACTTTTGTTCAGTATCAGTTTGGGTGTGTTTTTATTTGTTCTTTTTTTTCAACCCTTTCCACTTCACGGGTTTGATTTTAACAACAGCTTACTATTTGTCGCCGGGTTAGGGGCAATTGTCTTTTTGTTCATGGTACTGGTGAGATTGGTTTATCCCTGGCTCATTCAAAACTATAACCAAAACAGACTTGAATCAATTTTGCCTTCTAATATGGGCGGTTTCATGATATTGGCATTAAATTCGGTCGCTTTTGCCTTTTATCTGCATTATGTGGGATTTGTAAGTATTACCTTTTATATAATGTTTAAGGTGGCTTTGATTTGTCTTGCACCGCCTGTAGTTTTATGGCTATATGATGTGGTTAAGAAATTAAAGCAGCAAAACGAAGCACTTGTTTTAGAAAGAAAAATGATACAAAAACAAATCGAAAAATACGAAGAAAATTACTTGAACAAAAACATAACATTTATTTCGGAGAACAGCGGCGAAAAATTAGACCTTCTTATTGCGGATGTTGTTTTCATTAAATCCGCCGATAACTATGTGGAAATTATACATAAGGAAGGCGATACTTTTAAAAAGAAACTCATAAGGAATACCCTTAAAAATGTTGAGCAACAGATAAAGCCCTATTCCAATTTTATTCGTTGCCATAGAATATGTATTGTAAATACATATTATATTGAACGACTCAACAAGAATTACAATAACCACTGGCTGACCATCAAAGGATTTGATGAACTTATTCCGGTTTCACGCCAGTATCTGTTGAAGCTGAAAGAAACGCTTTAA
- a CDS encoding PAS domain-containing protein, producing the protein MDTGKLPGLSLHQLRADLYEKLSIGVYQTTKGGKILYANPALVRMLGYKSKNELLKINVGREGYSNSENREKFLESIEKHGEVKDWENEWLKKDSSVIIVSEFARVVKDEKGKTLYYEGIVEDITQRKNDEKELLYHKTQLEKRVEKRTQELMALKEKFHSILENVNDWIWEVDTKGRYTYSNSRVFDLLGYTADEIIGKTPFHFIAPSKRENVKQYFENLVKSKVSFHNYLNTNIHKNGKIVYIATSGLPFFDETGNLMGYRGIDRDITEQRLIEKALRTSERKLALHIRHSSMGYIEWDSHLEILDWNLSAERIFGYSKTEAITKNTFYRIFSNYSPENLEKIKQSFLGPYTDKYLRLENVKKNGEPLICTWFNSPLFDDNEKIIGTTSLVYEVNI; encoded by the coding sequence ATGGATACGGGAAAATTACCAGGATTATCTTTACACCAACTGAGAGCTGATCTTTATGAAAAGTTATCTATTGGGGTTTACCAAACCACAAAAGGAGGGAAAATACTTTATGCTAACCCTGCGCTTGTTCGTATGTTGGGCTACAAATCCAAAAATGAGCTTCTGAAAATTAATGTTGGGAGGGAAGGTTATAGCAACAGCGAAAACCGGGAAAAATTTCTTGAATCTATTGAAAAACACGGTGAAGTAAAGGACTGGGAAAATGAATGGCTTAAAAAGGACAGTAGTGTAATAATAGTAAGCGAGTTTGCCCGTGTAGTAAAAGATGAAAAGGGAAAAACACTTTATTATGAAGGCATAGTGGAAGACATCACCCAGAGAAAAAACGATGAAAAAGAGTTACTTTATCATAAAACGCAGTTAGAAAAACGGGTTGAAAAAAGGACACAAGAATTGATGGCTTTAAAGGAAAAATTTCATTCTATACTTGAAAATGTGAACGATTGGATTTGGGAGGTAGATACTAAGGGAAGATATACCTACTCCAATTCAAGGGTATTCGATCTGTTGGGTTATACTGCTGATGAAATAATAGGGAAAACTCCGTTTCATTTTATAGCCCCCTCAAAAAGGGAAAATGTAAAGCAATACTTTGAAAATCTGGTTAAATCGAAGGTTTCTTTTCATAATTATCTCAATACCAATATTCATAAAAACGGGAAAATTGTGTATATCGCAACCTCCGGGCTTCCTTTTTTCGATGAAACAGGTAACCTGATGGGTTACAGGGGAATTGATCGCGATATTACTGAACAAAGACTTATCGAAAAAGCTCTTAGAACTTCCGAACGCAAGCTTGCACTCCATATTCGTCATTCCTCTATGGGTTATATCGAATGGGATTCTCACCTTGAAATTCTCGACTGGAATCTTTCTGCAGAACGGATTTTCGGATATTCAAAGACTGAAGCCATCACCAAAAACACCTTCTACCGTATTTTTAGCAATTATAGCCCTGAAAACCTTGAAAAAATAAAACAATCATTTCTCGGACCCTACACCGATAAATACTTGCGGCTTGAAAATGTGAAGAAAAATGGCGAACCTTTGATTTGTACTTGGTTTAATTCCCCATTGTTTGACGACAACGAAAAAATTATAGGGACAACTTCTTTAGTGTACGAGGTTAACATTTAA